Proteins encoded within one genomic window of Ranitomeya variabilis isolate aRanVar5 chromosome 4, aRanVar5.hap1, whole genome shotgun sequence:
- the LOC143768260 gene encoding uncharacterized protein LOC143768260, with product MSDFTRYMIRRELINISLSKFDDRSENYRAWKSTFQAVIQDLNLIGKEQLDLLVNWFISDQARKKNDPSFDFTEPTPPASSSSTRYDNIAKCRDSRNTVSVRKTDVPLTTPAFTKTNNVASKVMDSNHMCPIHKRPHPLEECRGFRARTLQEPTSQRKEIHVFADASTEAIATVAYLKVVDSNNEAHVGFLFGKAKLAPKPEHTIPRLELCGAVLAIEISDFIQSELAIRVDDTKFYTDSKVVLGYIYNQTKRFYVYVSNHVERIRKSSKPQQWQHVPSHLNPADLATRPVSISAFTSSSWLTGPEFLHDHCKETAVEDSFNLQDPDVDPEIRPDSQTRRRKMWVHPIVEQRTMKGHFNVLYQDLRRYPEKFIAFCRLSIPAFDHLLSVVRAELTYEDTVMRKSISAEERLLITLRFLATGESYTSLHLQFRVGKSTISQIARCTCTVIWQKLQPIVIPSPTEETWLQVAAGFLSVANFPNCIGAVDGKHVRVQQPPRSGSRFFNYKKYFSVVLMAVADAHYKFVAIDVGAYGSTGDSRVLQTSQIGMQILQDGGTLPAPRPLPGSTHPVPFVMVSDEAFALTTNLLRPYPRRGLDALRRIFNYRLSRARRYVEWTFGIMSSQWRIFHTPIQPDIDTVDMVIKACCVLHNYARDYSTDIDVEHQQPVLNPVVGVGLGRPSSSGVCVRETFTDYFMSPEGAVHWQYSCVGDVQPGQQRMDEK from the exons ATGTCTGACTTCACCAGATACATGATTCGCAGGGAGTTAATAAATATTAGTCTCTCAAAGTTTGATGATCGTTCCGAGAATTATAGGGCCTGGAAATCGACCTTTCAAGCAGTGATCCAAGACCTTAATCTCATTGGCAAGGAACAACTGGATTTGCTTGTTAACTG gttcatcagtgacCAAGCTCGGAAGAAAAATGATCCCAGCTTCGACTTCACTGAGCCTACTCCACCAGCCtcatcatcatctacaaggtatgaCAACATTGCCAAATGTAGAGATTCAAGGAACACCGTATCCGTGAGAAAGACTGACGTTCCACTTACTACACCTGCCTTCACTAAAACAAATAATGTTGCTTCTAAAGTCATGGACAGTAACCATATGTGCCCTATCCACAAAAGGCCTCACCCACTTGAAGAATGCCGTGGATTCAGAGCAAGGACTTTGCAGGAAC CTACAAGTCAAAGGAAAGAGATTCATGTATTTGCTGATGCTTCCACTGAAGCTATTGCCACTGTCGCTTACTTGAAAGTTGTAGACTCTAACAATGAAGCCCATGTTGGATTTCTGTTTGGAAAGGCTAAACTGGCTCCTAAACCCGAGCACACCATACCCAGACTCGAGCTCTGTGGGGCTGTACTAGCCATAGAGATTTCAGACTTCATACAGAGCGAACTAGCTATTCGAGTGGATGACACAAAATTCTACACAGACAGTAAGGTAGTTCTGGGCTACATATATAACCAGACGAAACGTTTCTACGTCTATGTCAGTAACCACGTGGAAAGGATCAGGAAATCCTCTAAACCCCAGCAATGGCAGCATGTCCCATCCCATCTTAACCCTGCAGACCTTGCTACTAGACCAGTGTCCATTAGTGCCTTCACAAGCTCTTCTTGGTTAACAGGACCAGAATTCCTTCACGACCATTGCAAAGAGACTGCCGTTGAAGacagcttcaaccttcaggatccAGATGTCGACCCAGAGATCCGTCCTGAT TCGCAGACCAGAAGACGAAAAATGTGGGTACACCCAATAGTGGAACAAAGAACTATGAAGGGACATTTTAATGTGCTATATCAAGATTTGAGGAG ATACCCAGAGAAATTCATAGCGTTTTGTCGGCTGAGCATACCCGCTTTTGATCATCTTCTTTCTGTCGTCCGTGCTGAGCTGACATACGAGGACACTGTGATGCggaagtccatctctgctgaggaaaggctgctcatcaccttgcg AtttctggccacaggagagagctatacatccctgcacctccaatttagagttggtaaatccaccatctctcaaattgcgaggtgcacatgtaccgtcatctggcagaagttgcagcccatcgtgatcccttccccaaccgaggagacttggctgcaggtcgcAGCAGGCTTtctgtctgtggccaatttcccaaactgcataggtgcagtcgatggtaaacatgtaagggttcagcagccaccacgatcaggatcacgcttctttaattataagaagtatttttcagtggtcctgatggcggtggctgatgcccattacaaatttgttgccattgacgttggtgcctatggtagtaccggggattctcgggtgttgcaaacttcacagattgggatgcaaattcttcaagatggcggaacgctcccagccccaagacctttgccgggttccacacatccagtaccctttgtgatggtatcggatgaggccttTGCTTTAACTaccaacctgctgcgcccatacccacgaaggggactggatgctctacggaggatttttaattatcggctgagtcgtgcacgaagatatgtggaatgGACCTTTGGTATCATGAGTAGTCAGTGGAGGATATTTCACACACCCATCCAGCCGGACATTGACACCGTTGACATggtgattaaggcttgctgtgtgcttcacaactaTGCTCGTGACTACAGCACTGACATAGATGTGGAGCACCAGCAGCCTGTATTGAATCCAGTGGTCGGTGTGGGTCTGGGAAGACCATCCAGCTCCGGTGTGTGTGTGAGAgaaaccttcactgactactttatgagtccagaaggtgccgtgcactggcaatactcctgtgtcgGTGATGTGCAGCCGGGCCAGCAGAGGATGGATGAAAAATAA
- the LOC143768261 gene encoding uncharacterized protein LOC143768261: MSLQQWRTRKRLTYVVVIGELCSRLRMIRDMPTIWDPADEASKDKYAGENCWTRIVRDLYPHYDSYTYSLQQQINKEVRQRWRSVRDRFQKFLTSQSKSGSSPVKGSFSLYDELSFLITSRTLRSTEGNIPAPDPVEDSTAESADDASALGSQDSIPVVAGTSGICSSATSSADQSDVPRTQETSVVPVPITVPPPKKKLGKKKEDKTTKRVNETIYLLNESAKEDYLDLFGSTIANKARLLAPERLSKFMSSVHALLDAFEEPAPIAPLADIVTGITRSVRPPPPPPPTPPPPPQPMQHDQLYHRPTSEYYSDTNSDHFLFGQEYTMLN; the protein is encoded by the exons ATAAGGGACATGCCCACCATATGGGACCCGGCCGATGAGGCCTCTAAAGACAAGTATGCCGGTGAAAATTGCTGGACGAGGATTGTACGTGACCTCTATCCGCATTATGACAGCTACACCTATagcctgcagcagcaaatta ATAAAGAAGTCAGACAGCGTTGGCGCTCAGTGCGAGACCGCTTCCAAAAATTTCTGACCAGCCAGTCCAAAAGCGGGTCTTCCCCGGTCAAAGGGAGCTTCAGCTTGTATGATGAGCTAAGTTTCTTGATCACAAGCAGGACTTTGAGAAG cactgaAGGGAACATTCCAGCTCCTGACCCCGTAGAGGACTCAACAGCTGAGTCAGCCGATGACGCATCTGCTTTGGGCTCACAAGACTCTATCCCTGTTGTCGCTGGCACTTCGGGAATATGTTCCAGTGCAACATCTTCGGCTGACCAAAGTGATGTGCCAAGAACCCAAGAAACCTCTGTCGTTCCGGTGCCAATAACagtcccaccccccaaaaaaaaattaggcaaaaaaaaagaagataaaacCACAAAAAGAGTCAATGAGACCATTTATCTTCTGAACGAATCGGCCAAAGAAGATTATCTTGATCTTTTTGGGTCTACTATTGCAAACAAGGCACGGTTATTGGCACCGGAAAGACTGAGCAAATTCATGAGCTCTGTCCATGCCCTTTTGGATGCATTCGAAGAACCTGCACCAATTGCCCCACTAGCGGACATTGTAACAGGTATCACACGGAGTGTgagacctccaccaccaccaccaccaacaccaccgcCACCGCCACAGCCAATGCAGCATGACCAACTGTATCACCGGCCTACCAGCGAGTACTATTCTGATACCAACTCTGACCACTTTTTATTTGGCCAAGAGTATACTATGTTAAATTAG